A genome region from Methanomicrobia archaeon includes the following:
- a CDS encoding 50S ribosomal protein L21e — translation MARSHGERKNTRKKLSRRKRERGLSPVSRAIQQFAAGDQVHVHIDPSVHKGMPHQRFHGMTGTVKGERGRSFIVEISDGNRQHKKELFVRAEHLRLQIG, via the coding sequence ATGGCGCGTTCCCACGGCGAGCGGAAGAACACGAGGAAGAAATTGAGTAGACGCAAGCGTGAGCGGGGTCTCTCTCCGGTCAGCAGGGCGATCCAGCAGTTTGCAGCGGGCGATCAGGTGCATGTGCACATCGATCCGAGCGTGCATAAGGGCATGCCACATCAGCGATTCCACGGGATGACGGGCACCGTGAAAGGAGAGCGAGGACGCTCATTCATCGTGGAGATCTCGGACGGTAACCGGCAGCACAAGAAAGAACTGTTCGTTCGTGCTGAGCATCTGAGACTGCAGATAGGTTAG
- a CDS encoding DUF460 domain-containing protein, with product MAYPHACRTYTIVGIDPGTTVGIAILDLDGNPVDVFSAKNYSLSDAIARIIARGRPLIIASDVAPTPAMVKKIGSLIASRVPELEESLSTEEKLALTKGEGFVYRNAHERDALAASLHAFKHYKAKFAQIQKKIPPGVDEAEVKALVVKGVSISAAINRLLMAREEKRRRRDKRGAGTKAREERAGEGKAVLRLRQLLKGKDERIALLEERTTELKDLLAEREREIRRLKRKLDAERSEQRRALKKSELIHARDVEIERLHAEVAARTRETEELQRIIERLSGKREVKGGKRIKVIPAFTHDATQEFDRKYGIARGDVVLFEDGSGGGSSTAELVATKGVSAVIYGKELSHSAADTFAARKIPALSLDAVPLLAKDEDFAFVDRQVLEEQVADWKQKLKKRTKVLLVR from the coding sequence ATGGCATATCCGCATGCATGCCGCACCTATACGATTGTTGGCATTGATCCCGGTACGACGGTAGGCATTGCCATTCTCGATCTTGACGGCAACCCCGTGGATGTATTCAGCGCGAAGAATTATTCGCTCTCTGATGCGATCGCACGGATAATAGCGCGCGGTCGGCCATTGATTATCGCTTCCGATGTCGCACCAACGCCGGCCATGGTGAAGAAGATCGGGAGCTTGATCGCTTCCCGCGTCCCCGAACTGGAGGAATCATTATCCACGGAAGAGAAGCTCGCCTTGACGAAGGGCGAGGGTTTTGTATACCGCAATGCACATGAGCGTGATGCCCTGGCCGCATCATTGCACGCCTTCAAGCACTACAAGGCGAAATTCGCTCAGATCCAGAAGAAAATCCCACCAGGCGTGGATGAAGCGGAGGTGAAGGCGCTCGTAGTCAAAGGCGTCTCGATCAGTGCTGCTATTAACCGACTGCTCATGGCGCGTGAGGAGAAGCGGCGGCGCAGAGATAAGCGTGGTGCAGGCACGAAGGCGCGCGAGGAGCGTGCGGGTGAGGGTAAAGCCGTTCTGCGGTTGCGCCAGCTGCTCAAAGGGAAGGACGAACGCATCGCGCTGCTGGAGGAGCGGACAACGGAGCTCAAGGATCTCCTAGCCGAGCGTGAGCGAGAAATACGACGCTTGAAGCGGAAACTGGATGCCGAGCGCTCGGAACAGCGGCGCGCGTTGAAGAAGAGTGAGCTGATACACGCGCGCGACGTGGAGATCGAACGGTTGCATGCGGAAGTAGCTGCGCGGACGCGAGAGACCGAGGAGTTACAGAGGATCATCGAGCGCTTGAGCGGCAAACGCGAGGTAAAGGGCGGGAAGCGGATCAAGGTCATCCCCGCATTCACACACGACGCGACACAGGAATTCGATCGGAAATACGGGATCGCCCGCGGCGATGTCGTCCTCTTTGAGGACGGGAGTGGCGGCGGGTCGAGCACCGCGGAACTCGTGGCAACGAAGGGCGTGAGTGCGGTCATCTACGGTAAGGAGCTCTCACATTCCGCCGCAGACACTTTCGCAGCACGTAAAATACCCGCACTATCGCTCGACGCCGTGCCGTTGCTCGCAAAGGACGAGGACTTCGCATTCGTTGATCGGCAGGTTCTCGAAGAGCAGGTAGCGGACTGGAAGCAGAAGCTGAAGAAGCGAACTAAAGTGCTCCTGGTTCGATAA
- a CDS encoding mannosyl-3-phosphoglycerate synthase — translation MLLELPRHTEIFGSVKIHEMQRVLKIDSGGFMNPRAKDIPFEVIKDVLKRFAIIVPAKDEKIHLLDGVLRAIPFDCTVIVVSNSKREAPDWYKLERDLVQNLHEITQQELIIVHQKDPDLGYALYDAGYDALLDEHSVVRDGKAEGMIIGMLLAKALGKEYIGFADADNYVPGSVREYVIDYAAGFCMAESPYSMVRLHWRYKPKVVEDKLYFKKWGRVSETTNKYLNLLLSLHTGFETRILITGNAGEHALTTRLADVLNYSTGYSVEPYHFICLFDNFGPGVTEYFDLEAATAGIEIFQIETLNPHIHEEKGGLHIRNMLLDSLQTIYHSKLSNDYVRDKILEELGDMLEWNEPRQNQIIPSFAGVDALQFEEQLANTAESYARFGRKALESEDASTSLSELEKDRTI, via the coding sequence ATGCTCCTGGAACTTCCGAGGCATACGGAGATTTTTGGTTCGGTCAAAATTCACGAGATGCAACGCGTCTTGAAGATCGATTCGGGGGGATTTATGAATCCCCGAGCAAAGGACATTCCCTTCGAAGTGATCAAGGACGTGCTGAAGCGGTTTGCCATTATCGTGCCCGCGAAGGACGAGAAGATCCATCTGCTGGACGGCGTCTTACGCGCAATCCCCTTCGACTGCACGGTTATTGTGGTCTCAAATAGTAAACGGGAAGCACCGGACTGGTACAAGTTGGAGCGTGACCTGGTCCAGAACCTTCACGAGATCACCCAGCAGGAGCTCATTATCGTGCACCAGAAAGACCCTGATCTCGGCTATGCACTCTACGATGCGGGTTATGATGCTCTGCTTGATGAGCATTCCGTGGTGCGTGACGGCAAGGCTGAAGGTATGATCATTGGTATGCTGCTCGCGAAAGCGCTGGGTAAGGAGTATATTGGGTTCGCAGACGCCGATAATTATGTCCCCGGGTCGGTTCGCGAATACGTGATCGATTATGCTGCGGGCTTCTGCATGGCTGAGTCACCCTACAGTATGGTGCGGCTGCACTGGCGTTACAAGCCGAAAGTGGTAGAGGATAAGCTGTACTTCAAGAAGTGGGGGCGGGTCAGCGAGACCACGAACAAGTACCTCAATCTCCTGTTGTCGCTGCACACCGGGTTTGAGACCCGCATCCTGATCACCGGAAATGCCGGCGAGCACGCGCTCACCACCAGGCTCGCGGATGTCCTGAATTATTCGACGGGCTACTCGGTTGAGCCGTATCACTTCATCTGCCTGTTCGATAATTTCGGGCCGGGCGTCACCGAATATTTTGACCTGGAGGCGGCAACAGCGGGCATTGAGATCTTCCAGATCGAGACGTTGAACCCGCACATCCATGAGGAGAAAGGCGGCCTGCATATCCGTAATATGCTCCTTGACTCGCTCCAGACGATCTACCATAGTAAGCTCAGCAACGACTACGTGCGCGATAAGATACTCGAAGAACTCGGCGACATGCTGGAATGGAATGAGCCGCGGCAGAACCAGATCATACCCTCCTTTGCTGGTGTGGACGCTCTTCAGTTTGAGGAACAGCTTGCTAATACCGCGGAATCATACGCGCGATTTGGCCGGAAGGCGCTCGAGAGTGAGGACGCGAGCACATCGCTGAGCGA